The Macrobrachium nipponense isolate FS-2020 chromosome 1, ASM1510439v2, whole genome shotgun sequence genome includes a window with the following:
- the LOC135219523 gene encoding uncharacterized protein LOC135219523: MKSPSHFKKPRGPNPTTNHSKAKSHPRPTSSRKYGHQQSSLLPQFRCKTCNVIGHSTNWLRCPSKLPAADTVHVPQGLAFYERQEPLSPITKGPLRGIAPPVPVTGPVDLNTLPVSLGSTEQCQAPSSLDVETPQTLTFAPGPELALAPNLIKDPPTGDPPIGMELTAAHGQSQDHESSSPSPLWPEDEPSADLTFTPPLDDQELPDQESAWSLTLTTAVVAAEVRASPEVGSTSTTVAADTEVGCFPEIPQATTASAPDGVSGLTPESVPPSTPRTGVARPWRNNKKKRKKKGRSKLTN, encoded by the coding sequence atgaagtctccctcacatttcaaaaagcctaggggtcctaaccccacgacaaatcactccaaagcaaaaagccatccaagacctacttcctcccggaagtacggccaccaacagtcttcCCTGCTaccacagttccgttgcaaaacctgtaacgtaatagggcactccactaattggcttaggtgccctagcaagctaccagcagcggacactgtccatgttcccCAAGGCTTAGCCTTCTacgagagacaggagcctctgtcccccattaccaagggcccgctgagaggtattgcacctccggtacccgtcacaggtccagtcgacctcaacactctgccagtgtcacttggcagcactgagcagtgccaagctccctCCAGCCTGGATGTAGAGAcaccacaaaccttgacctttgcacctggccccgagctagcgctggcgcctaaccttatcaaggatcctcctacaggagatcctccaataggcatggagcttaccgcagcccatggccaatcccaagACCATGAGTCTTCATCACCCTCACCTCTGTGGCCCGAGGATGAACCTTcggcagacctcacctttacacctcctctggacgaccaggaactgcccgaccaggagtcagcctggagtcttacccttacgacggctgtcgtagcagccgaagtgagggcctcccctgaagtaggttccacctctacgacggttgctgcagataccgaagtaggatgttttcctgaaatccctcaggctaccactgcctctgctcctgatggcgtttctggccttaccccagagtcggtgcctccgtctactcctaggactggtgtagccaggccctggaggaataacaaaaagaagaggaagaagaagggacgtagcaaattaacaaactaa